A single window of Saccharomyces kudriavzevii IFO 1802 strain IFO1802 genome assembly, chromosome: 16 DNA harbors:
- the PRM4 gene encoding pheromone-regulated protein PRM4 (similar to Saccharomyces cerevisiae PRM4 (YPL156C); ancestral locus Anc_8.679), which yields MIANSSILKKHTSTKRITRIISLTLVLVGIVSFLVLTWDDSLEFYNNATGLNESNDKNEEESGKKLQYKLPNLLEIADGFLDSKENELNFLKVKEEILHIQSEVEVDIPAPASENELSFSSTSFRTDEIVTSTATSKISPSSSSSMASKKNDGQKEFDPKVSFLDIISTSPAVLFIKSSQMDSIFLKNLLQREFEISPELATVDLEKHSHGYQLEKYIKQNKLSINPSTALESIHSPYLFLNGVSVINNGMAKDIIEPHSEGLLLSILKSEARGNLLVEKKDIPSNS from the coding sequence ATGATCGCGAACTCATCCATTCTGAAAAAGCACACATCGACTAAAAGAATCACGAGAATAATATCCCTGACTCTCGTTTTAGTTGGGATAGTAAGCTTCCTAGTGCTTACATGGGATGATTCGCTAGAATTTTATAATAACGCCACTGGCCTTAACGAAAGCAAcgacaaaaatgaagaggaaagcGGGAAGAAACTGCAGTACAAATTGCCGAACCTATTGGAGATAGCGGACGGTTTTCTAGACAGTAAGGAGAATGAACTAAATTTCTTAAAGgtcaaagaagaaattttacaTATTCAAAGTGAAGTTGAGGTTGATATCCCAGCGCCTGCatctgaaaatgaattGTCATTTTCCTCGACATCGTTCAGAACAGACGAGATTGTGACCAGCACGGCTACCTCAAAAATATCtccatcatcgtcatcttctaTGGCctcgaagaaaaacgatggtcaaaaagaatttgaCCCTAAAGTGAGTTTTCTCGATATAATAAGTACTTCTCCAGCAGTATTGTTTATTAAATCATCACAGATGGACTCCATTTTCCTGAAGAATCTATTACAAAGAGAATTTGAGATTTCACCTGAACTGGCTACTGTCGACTTAGAGAAGCACTCCCATGGTTACCAATTAGAAAAGTACATCAAGCAAAATAAGCTAAGCATCAATCCTAGTACTGCCTTGGAATCAATTCACTCGCCTTACCTGTTTTTGAACGGTGTTTCCGTGATTAATAATGGAATGGCAAAAGACATAATCGAACCCCATTCAGAGGGATTACTACTGTCCATCTTGAAGTCCGAGGCTCGCGGTAATTTACTcgtagaaaaaaaagatatccCTTCTAATTCGTGA
- the KIP2 gene encoding Kip2p (similar to Saccharomyces cerevisiae KIP2 (YPL155C); ancestral locus Anc_8.678), with product MIQKMSPSLRRPSTRSSSGSSNIPQSPPVRSTSSFSNLRRNSIRNVSNSGSQSVSASTTRSNSPLRSISTKSDPFLHPGMIRVKRSNSINNCSRKNDTYTGSITVTIRPKPRSTGPPHDNVGLKLPRYSQPRSNLQYGGNTFVRDPWFITDEKTIVHEEIGEFKFDHVFASHCTNLEVYERTGKPMIDKLLMGFNATIFAYGMTGSGKTFTMSGNEQELGLIPLSVSYLFSNIMEQSMDGDKKFDVIISYLEIYNERIYDLLESGLEESGSRPGTPSRSYMGKSNSNAMGVELKIRDDSKYGVKVIGLTERRCESTEELLRWIGIGDKSRKIGETDYNTRSSRSHAIVLIRLTSTDVNNGTSRSSTLSLCDLAGSERATGQQERRKEGSFINKSLLALGTVISKLSADKTTSVDSNISTTPTGSSGSSSGSITGNSGIPSNHIPYRDSKLTRLLQPALSGDSIVTTICTVDTRNDAAAETMNTLRFASRAKNVALHVSKKSIINNGNNDGDKYHTIELLRRQLEDQRRLISELKGRSSSDGSLTQSPCDNNTRDTMVTSGGSDPNLALMKAENRILKYKLENCEKLLDKDVVDLQDSEIVEIVEMLPFEVGTLLETKFQGLESQIRQYRKYTQKLENKIMTMEKGGHIATSLTGCDDTEVTELRKMLERKDKMIEALQSAKRLRDRALKPLTNAHQPHIVENDKLI from the coding sequence atgattcaaaaaatgagcCCAAGTCTGAGGAGGCCATCGACAAGATCTAGTTCCGGCTCAAGCAACATCCCACAATCGCCTCCCGTACGATCCACCTCATCTTTTTCTAATCTTAGGAGAAACTCCATACGAAATGTGTCCAATTCGGGTTCTCAATCGGTTTCTGCATCTACCACAAGAAGTAACTCACCACTAAGATCCATATCAACTAAATCAGATCCCTTTCTTCATCCAGGTATGATAAGGGTGAAGAGGAGTAATAGCATCAACAACTGCTCAAGGAAAAATGACACATATACGGGTTCAATCACTGTAACCATTCGACCCAAGCCGCGGAGTACGGGGCCACCTCATGACAATGTCGGGCTGAAGTTACCTAGATACTCTCAACCAAGATCCAATCTCCAGTACGGCGGAAATACATTTGTTAGAGATCCTTGGTTTATCACTGATGAGAAAACAATAGTGCACGAGGAAATCGGagaattcaaatttgatCATGTTTTTGCCTCTCATTGCACCAATTTAGAAGTTTATGAAAGGACTGGTAAACCAATGATTGATAAACTATTAATGGGGTTCAATGCCACAATTTTTGCATATGGTATGACTGGGTCAGGGAAAACGTTCACAATGAGTGGGAACGAACAAGAGCTAGGTTTGATTCCTTTATCTGTTTCGTACTTATTCAGCAATATCATGGAACAGTCAATGGACGGCGATAAGAAATTCGATGTTATAATATCGTACCTGGAAATTTACAATGAAAGAATTTACGATTTATTAGAAAGTGGATTAGAGGAATCCGGCAGTAGGCCGGGCACACCTTCAAGATCATACATGGGTAAAAGCAACAGTAATGCAATGGGCGTAGAACTGAAAATTAGAGATGACTCTAAATACGGGGTCAAAGTTATCGGTCTCACTGAAAGAAGATGCGAAAGCACTGAAGAATTATTAAGATGGATTGGAATAGGTGACAAAAGCAGGAAAATTGGCGAAACGGATTATAATACAAGAAGTTCTCGATCTCACGCCATCGTGTTAATTCGTTTGACTAGTACAGATGTGAATAACGGTACATCAAGATCAAGTACGTTATCGTTGTGCGATCTGGCAGGTTCAGAAAGGGCCACAGGACAACAagagagaagaaaagaagggtCCTTCATCAACAAATCTTTACTTGCCTTGGGAACTGTAATATCCAAGCTCAGTGCTGATAAAACAACTTCAGTGGATTCCAACATTTCCACGACACCAACAGGTAGCAGTGGGAGTAGCAGTGGGAGTATCACCGGTAACAGTGGTATTCCAAGCAATCACATTCCATATCGAGACTCTAAATTGACGAGATTACTGCAACCCGCGCTGAGTGGGGACAGCATAGTGACGACAATATGTACAGTAGATACTCGAAATGATGCGGCCGCAGAAACTATGAATACGCTGAGGTTTGCATCCAGAGCCAAAAATGTCGCCCTGCATGTGTCCAAGAAATCCATCATAAACAATGGGAATAACGATGGAGACAAGTACCACACCATTGAGCTGCTGAGACGTCAATTGGAAGATCAACGCCGGTTAATCTCTGAGCTGAAGGGCCGCTCGAGTTCAGATGGGAGTCTAACACAATCCCCCTGTGACAATAATACCAGAGACACTATGGTTACCAGTGGGGGTAGCGATCCGAACCTAGCTTTAATGAAAGCAGAAAATCGAATATTGAAATACAAACTAGAAAACTGCGAAAAACTACTGGATAAAGACGTGGTCGATTTACAGGATTCCGAGATAGTAGAGATTGTAGAGATGCTACCTTTTGAAGTCGGCACTCTATTAGAAACAAAGTTCCAAGGACTGGAATCACAAATAAGACAGTATCGGAAATACACCCAAAAACTTGAGAACAAGATCATGACGATGGAGAAAGGCGGGCACATTGCGACTTCCTTAACGGGGTGCGATGATACTGAAGTTACGGAATTGCGGAAGATGCTCGAGAGGAAGGATAAGATGATTGAGGCCCTGCAGAGTGCCAAACGATTACGAGACAGGGCTTTGAAACCGCTCACTAATGCACATCAACCGCATATCGTGGAAAACGATAAACTAATCTGA
- the PEP4 gene encoding proteinase A (similar to Saccharomyces cerevisiae PEP4 (YPL154C); ancestral locus Anc_8.677), with the protein MFSLKALLPLALLLVCIDPAAAKVHKAKIYKHKLSDEMKEVTFDQHLAHLGQKYLTQFEKANPEVVFSREHPFFTEGGHDVPLTNYLNAQYYTDITLGTPPQNFKVILDTGSSNLWVPSNECGSLACFLHSKYDHEASSSYKANGTEFAIQYGTGSLEGYISQDTLSIGDLTIPKQDFAEATSEPGLTFAFGKFDGILGLGYDTISVDKVVPPFYNAIQQDLLDEKKFAFYLGDTSKDSENGGEATFGGIDESKFKGDITWLPVRRKAYWEVKFEGIGLGDEYAELEGHGAAIDTGTSLITLPSGLAEMINAELGAKKGWTGQYTLDCNTRDSLPDLIFNFNGYNFTIGPYDYTLEVSGSCISAITPMDFPEPVGPLAIVGDAFLRKYYSIYDLGNDAVGLAKAI; encoded by the coding sequence ATGTTTAGCTTGAAAGCCCTATTGCCATTAGCCCTGTTGTTGGTCTGCATCGACCCGGCCGCTGCCAAAGTTCACAAGGCAAAAATCTATAAGCACAAATTGTCCGACGAGATGAAAGAAGTGACTTTTGATCAGCATTTAGCTCATTTAGGCCAAAAGTATCTGActcaatttgaaaaagccAACCCGGAAGTCGTATTTTCCAGGGAACACCCTTTCTTCACCGAAGGTGGTCACGATGTACCATTGACGAATTACTTGAACGCTCAATATTACACTGATATTACTTTGGGTACCCCACCTCAAAACTTCAAGGTTATTCTGGATACCGGCTCCTCAAATCTTTGGGTTCCAAGTAACGAGTGTGGTTCTTTAGCTTGCTTCCTACACTCTAAATACGATCATGAAGCTTCGTCAAGTTACAAAGCTAATGGCACCGAATTTGCCATCCAATATGGTACTGGTTCCTTGGAAGGTTACATATCTCAAGATACCTTATCCATTGGTGATTTGACCATTCCTAAGCAAGATTTTGCTGAAGCTACCAGTGAACCGGGCCTAACCTTTGCGTTTGGTAAGTTCGATGGTATTCTGGGCTTGGGCTACGATACCATTTCCGTCGATAAGGTGGTTCCACCATTCTATAACGCCATCCAGCAGGATTTGTTGGATGAGAAGAAATTTGCGTTCTATCTGGGCGATACTTCCAAGGATAGTGAAAATGGTGGTGAAGCCACTTTTGGTGGTATCGACGAATCCAAATTTAAGGGTGATATTACCTGGTTGCCAGTTCGTCGTAAGGCCTACTGGGAAGTCAAATTTGAAGGTATTGGTTTAGGCGATGAGTACGCCGAATTAGAGGGCCATGGTGCTGCCATCGATACAGGTACTTCTTTGATCACCTTACCATCTGGTTTGGCTGAGATGATCAACGCAGAACTGGGTGCCAAGAAGGGTTGGACTGGCCAATACACTCTTGACTGTAACACCAGAGATAGTCTACCTGACTTGATTTTTAACTTCAATGGGTACAATTTCACTATCGGGCCATACGATTACACTCTCGAAGTATCAGGTTCCTGTATCTCTGCCATTACCCCAATGGATTTCCCAGAACCAGTCGGTCCATTGGCCATTGTTGGTGATGCCTTCTTGCGTAAATACTATTCCATTTACGATTTGGGTAACGACGCTGTTGGTTTGGCCAAGGCTATTTAA
- the RAD53 gene encoding serine/threonine/tyrosine protein kinase RAD53 (similar to Saccharomyces cerevisiae RAD53 (YPL153C); ancestral locus Anc_8.676), producing MENITQPTQQSTQATQRYLIEKFSQEQIGENIVCRVICTTGQIPIRDLSADISLILKEKRPIKKVWTFGRNPACDYNLGNISRLSNKHFQILLGEDGNLLLNDISTNGTWLNGQKVEKNSNQLLSQGDEITIGVGVESDILSLVIFINDKFRQSLEQNKVDRLRSNLKNSSRIASPGLTSSTTSAIMARKTGIFKDFSIIDEVVGQGAFATVKKAIERTTGKTFAVKIISKRKVIGNMDGVTRELEVLQKLNHPRIVRLKGFYEDAESYYMVMEFVSGGDLMDFVAAHGAVGEDAGREISRQILAAVKYIHSMGISHRDLKPDNILIEQDDPVLVKITDFGLAKVQGNGSFMKTFCGTLAYVAPEVIRGKDSSVSPDECEERNEYSSLVDMWSMGCLVYVILTGHLPFSGSTQDQLYKQIGRGSYHEGPLKDFRISEEARDFIDLLLQVDPNNRLTAAKALDHPWIKMNPFGSQSYGDFSQISLSQSLSQQKILENMDDAQYEFVKAQRRLQLEQQHLVQDNDREQEQEDQDGKSQGFKIPVHPPIRYTQPKSIEADCREQKIMHPQNITNIKSAKKRGNGRFLTLQPLPESIIQESLEIQQGVNPFFIGRSDDCNCKIEDNRLSRVHCFIFKKRHAVGRSMYESPAQGLDDIWYCHTGTNVSYLNNSRMIQGTKFLLQEGDEIKIIWDKNNNFVIGFKVEINDTTGLFNDGLGTLQEQRVVMKQTAEEKDLVKRLTQMMAAQRANHPSVASSPSATRKSPIGVTSHTSNNSVLSDLVEAPNNANAGNILKRIHSVSLSQSQTDPSKKVKRAKLDQTSKGPENLHFS from the coding sequence atggaaaatatTACACAGCCCACTCAGCAATCTACACAAGCTACGCAAAGATATCTTATTGAGAAGTTCTCGCAAGAGCAAATAGGTGAAAATATTGTGTGTAGAGTCATTTGTACTACGGGTCAAATTCCCATCCGAGACCTGTCAGCTGATATTTCGCTGATTctgaaagaaaaacgaCCTATAAAGAAAGTTTGGACGTTTGGCCGAAACCCGGCATGTGACTACAACTTGGGTAATATCTCAAGGCTATCTAATAAGCATTTCCAGATATTATTAGGTGAGGATGGTAATCTCTTGCTAAATGACATTTCTACTAATGGGACCTGGTTGAACGGACAAAAAGTTGAGAAGAATAGCAATCAGTTGTTGTCCCAAGGTGATGAAATAACCATTGGTGTAGGCGTAGAGTCGGACATTTTATCTCTGGTCATATTCATAAATGATAAATTCAGGCAGAGTCTCGAGCAGAACAAAGTGGACCGCCTAAGATctaacttgaaaaattcttccagAATAGCGTCTCCGGGTCTCACCTCCTCCACCACATCAGCCATTATGGCCCGCAAAACTGgtattttcaaagatttttccattatCGACGAAGTGGTGGGCCAGGGTGCATTTGCCACGGTAAAGAAAGCTATAGAGAGAACTACTGGGAAAACATTCGCAGTAAAGATTATAAGTAAGCGTAAGGTAATAGGAAATATGGATGGAGTGACAAGAGAGTTGGAGGTTTTGCAAAAACTGAACCACCCAAGGATAGTGCGGTTGAAGGGATTTTACGAAGACGCTGAAAGTTATTATATGGTGATGGAGTTTGTTTCTGGTGGCGATTTAATGGATTTTGTTGCAGCCCATGGTGCTGTGGGGGAAGATGCTGGAAGAGAGATATCGAGACAAATACTCGCAGCAGTAAAGTACATTCATTCAATGGGTATCAGCCATCGTGACCTAAAGCCTGATAATATTCTTATTGAACAGGACGATCCTGTATTAGTAAAGATAACTGATTTTGGTCTAGCCAAAGTGCAAGGTAATGGCTCCTTTATGAAAACGTTTTGCGGTACGCTAGCATACGTAGCACCTGAAGTCATTAGGGGCAAAGACTCGTCCGTATCTCCGGACGAATGCGAAGAAAGAAACGAGTATTCCTCATTGGTGGATATGTGGTCAATGGGGTGTCTTGTATATGTCATTTTAACGGGTCACTTACCTTTTAGCGGTAGTACCCAGGACCAACTTTATAAACAGATTGGAAGAGGATCTTATCATGAAGGACccttgaaagattttaGGATATCTGAAGAAGCAAGagattttattgatttaTTATTACAGGTGGATCCAAATAATAGGTTAACCGCTGCAAAAGCTTTGGATCATCCTTGGATTAAAATGAATCCATTTGGTTCACAATCATACGGTGATTTCTCACAAATCTCTTTGTCGCAATCCTTGTCCCAACAGAAAATATTGGAAAATATGGACGATGCTCAATACGAATTTGTAAAAGCACAAAGAAGATTGCAATTAGAACAGCAACATCTGGTACAGGATAACGACCgagaacaagaacaagaagaccAAGATGGCAAAAGCCAGGGGTTTAAAATACCCGTTCATCCACCCATTCGATATACACAGCCTAAAAGCATTGAAGCTGATTGTCgagaacaaaaaattatGCATCCTCAAAATATCACCAATATCAAGAGCGCGAAGAAAAGGGGTAATGGGAGGTTTTTAACTTTACAGCCATTGCCTGAGAGCATTATCCAAGAAAGCCTGGAAATACAGCAAGGCGTGAAcccatttttcattggcAGATCTGATGACTGCAATTGTAAAATTGAAGACAATAGGTTATCTCGGGTGCATTGcttcatcttcaagaaaagacaTGCTGTGGGGAGAAGTATGTATGAATCTCCTGCCCAAGGTTTAGATGATATTTGGTACTGTCATACAGGTACTAATGTGAGCTATTTGAATAATAGCCGAATGATCCAAGGCACGAAGTTTCTTTTACAAGAGGGCGATGAAATCAAGATTATTTGggataaaaataataattttgtCATTGGATTTAAAGTGGAAATTAATGATACCACAGGTCTGTTCAACGATGGATTGGGCACACTACAGGAGCAAAGAGTAGTAATGAAACAAACTGCCGAGGAAAAAGATCTTGTCAAAAGATTAACCCAAATGATGGCGGCTCAACGTGCAAATCACCCTTCGGTTGCTTCCTCGCCATCAGCGACTAGGAAGTCACCAATAGGTGTTACAAGCCACACAAGCAATAACTCGGTGTTAAGCGATTTGGTAGAAGCACCGAATAATGCGAACGCTGGCAACATTCTAAAAAGAATACATTCAGTAAGTTTGTCCCAATCACAGACTGATCCTAGCAAAAAGGTAAAAAGGGCAAAATTGGACCAAACCTCAAAAGGCCCCGAGAATTTGCACTTTTCTTAA